CGGTGCGCCCGAACGCGCCGGTCAACGGGCCAGTTGGCGGACGATCCTGAAATCGAACCCATGCGCTTCGGCCAGATAGACGGGCAATTCTCCGGGGCCGGTTTCGCTGCGGACGCCAGCGGCGATGCGGCGGTTGCGTGTCACCTGGACGGCGAGGCGGGCCATGCCTTCGTAGATCGACTGGCCGAGATCGTTCAGCATCGGCGCCCGCTCGGCGAACATGGAATGGTAGCGCTCGCGGAACGCGCCGTTGCGCCGCGTATCGAGCGCCGCAAAATAGCCGGCGCTGACGAAAACCCCGTCGGTCGCCGCCGCGCCCATGGCCAGCAGCATGTTCTCCTCGATGGCGCAGGAGAAGCGAAGGACCGAACGGGCCAGCCCGGCGGCGTGAAAGGCCCGGTTGAAGAGCACCGAATCCTGGCCGATCAGGGACAGCAGGACGGCATCGGGCCGGCGGGTTTCGATCCGGTCGAGGATGGCGTCGAAGCGGCGGATGTCGGTCGCGCTCTCGTCGAAATCGACATAATCGCTTCCGACGACCTCGCAGCCCTGCCGGGCCATCGCCCGCGCCGCCAGGGTGTGGGAAACCCGCGGCCAGACATAGTCGTTGCCGACGAAATACCAGCGGCGCAGCCGGTAGCGCGCGCTCAGCCAGTTGAGCGCCGGCAGCAGTTGCCGATCCGGCGTCACCCCGAGGCAGTGGACGTTGTGCGGCGCGCTGCCTTCGTGCAGCGGCGTGTAGATGTAGGGCACGCGTCGGCCGACCGCCGCCGCCAGCGCGTCCCGCACGTCGCTGGTGTGCATGCCGACGACCGAATCGATCCGCCGGGCGGCGATCAGATCGGCGGCGCGGCGGGCGACGGCTTGCGGCTTCGACCCGGCATCGACGAAGCGCAGCCGGAACACCGTATCATCGGTCGCCGCGGCGTTGATTTCGGCGCAGGCCAGTTCGGCGCTGGCGCGGCAGGACGGGCCCCAGATGCCGGCCGGGCCGCTCGTGGGTATGAATACGCCGATCCGGTGCGTGCTCGCCATGGCGTGTCCGGGATATTGTCCGGGATGCTGTCCGGGGTCGAATTTCGGTGCGCATTTCTGCCGGCCCGAATCCTACTCCAATCCGGCGCCCTTGCGCCACGCGGTTTCGCCCGCGCGCCGTTCGCCGGGCGACCGCCCAAGGGAGATATAAATGGCCTTCTCCGGTAGCCTGGCCGATATCCTGATGCGGGCCGGCCAGTCCGTGGCCCAGGACCTGGACGGCTTGCTCCGGCCGCTCGACCTGTCCCTCGTGCAGTGGCGGGTGCTCGACAGTCTGAGCGACGGCAAGGGCCGGACCATGAGCGGCCTGTCGGCACAGTCCGCCATCCAGATTTCGGCCCTGTCGAAACTGGTCGACCGGATGGTCGTGCGCTCGCTGGTCCTGCGCAAGCAGAGCGAGCGCGACCAGCGGGCCGTCATCGTCATGGCGTCGGATTTCGGGCTGGAGGCCTACCGCAAGAGCCTGCCGGTGATCCGGGCCTACGAGGCGCGGCTGGCACAGCGTCTGGTCGGCTTTGGTGTCCATCGCCTCGACGAATTCATGGTGGACGCGGGCGGCGACGCGCCGGCGGCCGGGGTCAACGCGATCCCGCTGAACTGACTACGTCGGCCGGTGCAGC
This genomic interval from Rhodospirillaceae bacterium contains the following:
- a CDS encoding MarR family transcriptional regulator; translated protein: MAFSGSLADILMRAGQSVAQDLDGLLRPLDLSLVQWRVLDSLSDGKGRTMSGLSAQSAIQISALSKLVDRMVVRSLVLRKQSERDQRAVIVMASDFGLEAYRKSLPVIRAYEARLAQRLVGFGVHRLDEFMVDAGGDAPAAGVNAIPLN
- a CDS encoding substrate-binding domain-containing protein, which produces MASTHRIGVFIPTSGPAGIWGPSCRASAELACAEINAAATDDTVFRLRFVDAGSKPQAVARRAADLIAARRIDSVVGMHTSDVRDALAAAVGRRVPYIYTPLHEGSAPHNVHCLGVTPDRQLLPALNWLSARYRLRRWYFVGNDYVWPRVSHTLAARAMARQGCEVVGSDYVDFDESATDIRRFDAILDRIETRRPDAVLLSLIGQDSVLFNRAFHAAGLARSVLRFSCAIEENMLLAMGAAATDGVFVSAGYFAALDTRRNGAFRERYHSMFAERAPMLNDLGQSIYEGMARLAVQVTRNRRIAAGVRSETGPGELPVYLAEAHGFDFRIVRQLAR